The genomic window AGGCGGACTTGAGCAGGCGGTCGGTGCGCAGCAGCTCGGCCAGCGCGGCGTCCACCTCGGGGAGCGTCCAGCGGCGCGCCTGGGGGACGATGCGCCGCGCCATCCAGCGCTGGAAGGGCTTCAGCTCGCGCTCCAGCGCCCCCTGCCCGCCGGCGACGACCAGAGCCACCTTGAGGAGCTGCCCCGTCATCCCGATCACCAGCCCCACCCCGTTCTCCCCCTGCTCCAGCAGCACGGGGAGCGCGGCCAGCGCCTCGCCGATCCGCCGCTCGGCCACCAGGTCGAACCAGGCCCAGCGGTCCTGCCGCGGGATGGAGCCGCCCACGGCCTTCACGTCCTCCACCGTGAGCCGCTTCCGGTCGCCCGCGTAGGCCGCCAGCTTCCTGAGCTCCGAGGCGAGCATCCCCAGTTCCACCCCCATGGCGGAGACGATCGCGCGCGCCGCGTCGGCGTCCAGCTCCAGGCCGTGGGCGGAGCGCGCCTCCTCCATCAGCCACCCCGGCGCGTCGTCGGGCGAGAGCGGCGCGAACTCCACCGAGGTCGCCAGCCGCTTCAGGTCCTCGTAGAACTTCGCCTTGGACTGCGCGGGGATGGCGGCCGAGAGGACGAGGATCAGACCGGGCGGGGGCTGCTTCGCCGCCGCCTCCACCACCTCGCGCGCCTTCTGCGAGAGCCCCTGCGCCTCGCGGACGACCACCACGCGCCACTCGGCCATCATCGGCGGCGTGGCCAGGATCGAGGCCAGGTCCTCGGCCGCCACGTCGGCGCCGCGCAGCTGGTCCAGGTTGAAGTCGCGCGTCGACTCGTCCAGGTACGCGGCGAGCACCGCGGCCACGGCCTCCTCGCGGAAGTGGTCCTCGTCGCCGTGGAAGAAGAACGCACCCCCCGGGACCCGGTCCCGGAGAGTGCGCCTGAGCTGGTCGTGGGAGATCTGTGGCACGCGCGGAGTTCGTCGCGGACGCGTCAGTCGGCCGGCGCCTGGGCGCCGGGGACGAACACCGCGAGCTGGCCCGTCACGGGGCCCTGCGCGCGGAACACCACGTCGTGGTACGGCATCTCCTGCACCGCCACCCCGATCTGCGCCAGCCGCGAGGTGAGCCCGGTGGCCTCCTGGTGCAGCGGGCTCGCCACCAGGCGGCGCACCAGCGTCTGCCGCGGCGTCTCGGCCGCCACCGCGGGGAGGCGGCCCGGGAGCCGCTCGCGGGGCTGCATCAGCGGCACCCACGCGAAGAGGGCCACCGACGCCGCGATCGCCGCCGTGGCCACCACGGCGCCGGGGGTGCCGCGCCGGCGCTCGCGCGCGAGCTCCAGGTCTTCGGTGTAGATGCGGTGCCGCAGCCGGTCCGCGAAGTCCTCCGAGACCTCGATCTCGGGGAGGTCGCGCAGGACGTCGGCGCCGCCGCGCACCACGCGGTCGTACCGGGCGCAGGAGGCGCACGCCTCGGCGTGCTCCTCGAACGCCTCGCGCTCGGCCCACGAGACCTCTCCGTCCCGGTAGGCCGAGTACTCCGCGAGGAACTTCTGGCAGTCCATCATGGCCTGGTGTCGCACCCGCTGGGGGAAGGTGCCGGCCCGCCCGGGCCGGAAGACGCTGCGTTGTACGCGCCTCCCTCCGGGGAGTTCCCGACCGTGTATACAGGACCCGCGCGGGCGTGAGCGGCGCTCACGGGAAGCACGTCCACGATGCGGGCGCGCGCGCCGGAACGCAAGCGGGGCGGGCCGTGTCGTTCGGCCCGCCCCGCGGTCTCGTTCGGACGAAGTGTCGTCTCCCACCACTCTCCCGCGAAAGATCAGTCCAGCAGCGGCGCGATGATGCGCGCGAAGGAGTTGCGCGCCCGGTTCAGGCGGCTCTTCACCGTGCCCAGGTTGGTGTCGGTGATCTCGGCGATCTCCTCGTACGTCTTCCCCTCCATCTCGCGCAGCAGGAAGACGGTGCGGTGGTGCTCGGGGAGCTGGTCCACCGCGGCGTCCACCATGCTCTTGAGCGCGCGCTTGCGGAAGAGGTCGTCGGGGCGGTAGGTGTTGTCCTCCCACTCCAGCGGCCGCGTGTCGGCGTCGCGGTTCTTCAGGATCGTCTGGAACAGCACCAGCGGGTTGCGCGAGCGGTTGCGCAGCTCGTTCTTGGCCAGGTTCGACGCGATCGTGTAGACCCAGGTCGAGAACTTCTTGGTCTGGTCGAACCGGTGCAGGTGCCGGTAGACGCGGATGAAGGTCTCCTGCACCAGGTCCTCCGCGCGCTCGCGGTCGCCCGTGGTGCGGTAGACGAAGTTCAGGAGCCGGTTCTGGTAGCGCTCCACCAGCTCGTCGAACGCGCGGCGGTTGCCGTCCAGGAAGGCGGCCACCACCTGGCTGTCGTCGAGGTGCTTCAGCGCGGCGCCCCTGCGTGGCGCGGCGCGGTCGTTGGCGAGGACTTCGAACATCGGGAACCCCCTTCTAGGGAACCACCTGGTTGGCGGGCTGCGGGGCGTCGGGGAAGGCAGGGTGCGTACCGGGCTTCTCCGCCGGCCTCCGGCCCGCCCGAAATCCGTTCCCGCCACTGGCGTTTCGGCGCTGCGGCCGCCCGGGGCCGCCCGGGCCGGGTGTCCACCGGATGGGACGCCGCGCGTGGGCCGAGGACACACCCCGGCGTGTCGCGGCGACACTCCGTCAGCGGGTAGAACGCGTTGCCCGGCACTGGTCTGACGAAGCGGCTTACATCCCAAACACGAACCCGGCGGCGTAGAGCAGCGTGCAGATCGACTTGCCGTCGGTGATCTCGCCGTCCCGCACCATGCCGAGCGCCTCGGAGAGCGGCAGCGTCACCAGCTCCATGAACTCGTCGGCGTCGTACGAGGTCTGGCCCCGGGAAAGATTCGTGGCCAGGTAGAGCCGGATCCGCTCGTCGGTGAAGCCGGGGGTGGTCCAGATGCTGGTGAGGAAGCGCAGCTCCCCCGCCACCAGCCCCGCCTCCTCGAGCAGCTCGCGCCGCGCGACCTCCTCCCACGGCTCGCCCTCGCGGTCGGGGCGCCCGGCGGGGACCTCGTACAGCCAGCCGCCCGCCGCGTAGCGGTACTGCTTCACCAGCAGGATCACCGGGTCGTCGCCGTCCGGGTCGGAGAGCACCGGGAGGACGGCCGCGGCTCCGGAGTGGCGGATCATCTCCAGCTCTCCCACCGAGCCGTCGGGATAGCGCACGGTGTCGATCCCCAGGTCGACCACCCGCCCCCTGTGCACCGGCCGCCGGGAGACCAGTCCTGGCCCCTCCGGCGGCGTCCGCTCGTCGCTCATGTCAACTTGTTCGTGTTGGAAGATGCGCCCGCGCCCGCCCGCCTTCAACCGGTGCGGACGCACGCTAACTCAACCCTAATCCCGGCTTACGGATTCCTCACGCGGAGCTTCATACCTGGCTCTCCGATGCGTTTCCGGCTCCAAATGAAACTGCCGGACTCACACGGAGGACACGGAGGACACGGAGGAACAGC from Longimicrobium sp. includes these protein-coding regions:
- the holA gene encoding DNA polymerase III subunit delta, translated to MPQISHDQLRRTLRDRVPGGAFFFHGDEDHFREEAVAAVLAAYLDESTRDFNLDQLRGADVAAEDLASILATPPMMAEWRVVVVREAQGLSQKAREVVEAAAKQPPPGLILVLSAAIPAQSKAKFYEDLKRLATSVEFAPLSPDDAPGWLMEEARSAHGLELDADAARAIVSAMGVELGMLASELRKLAAYAGDRKRLTVEDVKAVGGSIPRQDRWAWFDLVAERRIGEALAALPVLLEQGENGVGLVIGMTGQLLKVALVVAGGQGALERELKPFQRWMARRIVPQARRWTLPEVDAALAELLRTDRLLKSASLNDRQAIEELLLRLWAIKPERSAA
- a CDS encoding zf-HC2 domain-containing protein, coding for MMDCQKFLAEYSAYRDGEVSWAEREAFEEHAEACASCARYDRVVRGGADVLRDLPEIEVSEDFADRLRHRIYTEDLELARERRRGTPGAVVATAAIAASVALFAWVPLMQPRERLPGRLPAVAAETPRQTLVRRLVASPLHQEATGLTSRLAQIGVAVQEMPYHDVVFRAQGPVTGQLAVFVPGAQAPAD
- a CDS encoding sigma-70 family RNA polymerase sigma factor yields the protein MFEVLANDRAAPRRGAALKHLDDSQVVAAFLDGNRRAFDELVERYQNRLLNFVYRTTGDRERAEDLVQETFIRVYRHLHRFDQTKKFSTWVYTIASNLAKNELRNRSRNPLVLFQTILKNRDADTRPLEWEDNTYRPDDLFRKRALKSMVDAAVDQLPEHHRTVFLLREMEGKTYEEIAEITDTNLGTVKSRLNRARNSFARIIAPLLD
- a CDS encoding NUDIX hydrolase; the encoded protein is MSDERTPPEGPGLVSRRPVHRGRVVDLGIDTVRYPDGSVGELEMIRHSGAAAVLPVLSDPDGDDPVILLVKQYRYAAGGWLYEVPAGRPDREGEPWEEVARRELLEEAGLVAGELRFLTSIWTTPGFTDERIRLYLATNLSRGQTSYDADEFMELVTLPLSEALGMVRDGEITDGKSICTLLYAAGFVFGM